A section of the Candidatus Binatia bacterium genome encodes:
- a CDS encoding 6-pyruvoyl tetrahydrobiopterin synthase has protein sequence MPEAKKFRVYVSKDYLKFNAAHFIAYKGFREALHGHNYRISVEIEGDLGEQGYVLDFSIVKDVARRVCDRLDERTLLPAESDCLSIEARGAQIVVRFEEDEFSFPAKDVLLLPIVHTSAEELARYLAGEIRRELARDGIVVHGTIEVGVAETPGQIAYYRDP, from the coding sequence ATGCCAGAAGCGAAGAAGTTTCGTGTTTACGTCAGCAAGGACTATCTGAAATTCAACGCCGCGCATTTCATCGCCTACAAAGGTTTCCGCGAAGCGCTGCACGGGCACAACTACAGAATCTCGGTGGAAATCGAGGGCGACCTCGGCGAACAGGGCTACGTCTTGGACTTCAGCATCGTCAAAGACGTCGCTCGCCGCGTCTGCGATCGGCTCGACGAGCGCACGCTTCTTCCGGCAGAGAGCGACTGCCTCTCCATCGAAGCGCGCGGTGCGCAGATCGTCGTGCGCTTCGAGGAAGACGAATTCTCCTTCCCCGCCAAGGACGTTCTGTTGCTCCCGATCGTGCACACATCGGCCGAGGAGCTGGCGCGTTACCTCGCGGGGGAGATTCGCCGGGAGTTGGCGCGCGACGGAATAGTGGTCCACGGCACGATCGAGGTCGGGGTAGCGGAAACACCCGGGCAGATTGCTTACTATCGTGATCCATGA
- the pepA gene encoding putative cytosol aminopeptidase has protein sequence MRVTTTQVNVEKLAVDLLVVPTTADWKAGTVAELDKHLHGALVPEVRQQGFKGQDNEQAIFQTHGHLPYRHILLVGLGTGDSPSVWYRVAQVAASRAQELQATHVGFVPLPAYADAPTLERVAEGWILSLYRFDELKSTNGQAAKTTHPRLVVVAKGTAELKAALRRAEHLALAACYARDLVNRPAAIVTPAYLAQEAKRIAREHDLSGRVFDVTALRRARMQCILGVAQGSEQPPRFIELVYRPAKAKRVIALAGKGITFDSGGLNLKTGDGMTTMKRDMAGAAVVLAVMSAVRSLDVNVEVRGYVAAAENMPSGRALRPGDVLTARNGKTIEVLNTDAEGRLVLADALSYAAEGKPDVLIDFATLTGAVRTALGTRYAAIMGTNRQLVADLIAAGQASGENLWELPLVEEYRSELQSSVADLKNIGEGGAGTIIGGLFLREFTGNIPWAHIDFSSTASTDKPFACHPRGATGFGVRTVLRYLLAQGS, from the coding sequence ATGAGAGTCACGACTACCCAGGTGAACGTCGAGAAACTGGCCGTGGATCTCCTCGTCGTGCCCACGACGGCCGATTGGAAAGCTGGAACAGTGGCCGAGTTGGATAAGCACCTTCACGGGGCGCTGGTTCCGGAGGTGCGCCAACAAGGTTTCAAGGGCCAGGACAACGAACAAGCCATCTTTCAGACCCACGGGCACCTGCCCTACCGGCATATTTTGCTGGTCGGATTGGGGACCGGCGATTCGCCTTCCGTTTGGTATCGGGTTGCGCAAGTGGCCGCGAGTCGCGCCCAAGAGCTGCAGGCCACTCACGTTGGCTTCGTGCCACTTCCGGCGTACGCGGACGCGCCGACGCTCGAGAGGGTTGCCGAAGGTTGGATCTTGAGCCTGTATCGGTTCGACGAGCTCAAGAGCACGAACGGCCAGGCGGCCAAGACTACGCATCCGCGCCTCGTCGTCGTTGCCAAAGGCACTGCCGAGCTCAAGGCAGCGCTCCGCCGAGCGGAGCATCTCGCCCTCGCCGCCTGCTACGCCCGCGACCTTGTCAACCGACCCGCAGCGATCGTCACCCCAGCCTATCTCGCTCAGGAAGCCAAGCGGATCGCGCGAGAACACGATCTCAGTGGACGCGTCTTCGACGTCACGGCACTGCGCCGCGCACGCATGCAGTGCATTCTCGGGGTCGCGCAAGGGAGCGAACAGCCTCCGCGCTTCATCGAACTCGTTTACCGGCCCGCCAAGGCCAAGCGCGTGATCGCCCTGGCCGGTAAGGGCATCACGTTCGACAGCGGTGGGCTCAACCTCAAGACCGGCGACGGCATGACCACGATGAAGCGGGACATGGCGGGTGCGGCTGTGGTGCTGGCCGTCATGTCTGCGGTGCGCAGTCTGGATGTGAACGTCGAGGTGCGCGGCTACGTGGCTGCCGCGGAAAACATGCCCAGCGGCCGCGCGTTGCGTCCGGGCGACGTGCTCACGGCTCGGAACGGGAAAACCATCGAGGTGTTGAACACGGATGCCGAGGGCCGGCTCGTGCTCGCGGACGCACTGTCCTACGCGGCCGAAGGCAAACCCGATGTCCTCATTGACTTTGCGACACTGACCGGAGCGGTGCGAACGGCACTGGGCACACGCTACGCCGCTATCATGGGCACGAACCGCCAGCTCGTCGCCGACCTTATCGCTGCCGGGCAGGCTTCGGGGGAAAACTTGTGGGAACTTCCGCTCGTGGAGGAATACCGCAGCGAACTGCAAAGCAGTGTGGCCGACCTCAAAAACATTGGCGAGGGTGGCGCAGGCACAATTATCGGGGGACTGTTCCTGCGCGAGTTCACCGGCAACATCCCCTGGGCCCACATTGACTTCTCCAGTACCGCAAGCACCGACAAACCGTTCGCTTGCCATCCGCGGGGCGCAACTGGCTTCGGCGTACGCACGGTATTACGGTATTTGCTCGCGCAAGGGTCTTGA
- a CDS encoding oxidoreductase, with translation MGGDYRDKVVLITGASSGIGRVAARMFAERGANVVAVARREALLAELIEECRKHVPASFYLAGDVSDRSFAEGIVSATVERLGRLDILINNAAISKHKHIYHTRAEEAETVLRVNFLSCVWTTFAAIPVMLRQGRGAIVNVSSFAAKLTPPRESLYAASKAAMSAFTEGLWHDLAGSNIHVALVHPGPIDTEIWLKEDEPPSYSGKKYPPEIVVEAIFECIEKRRYEVTVPRRHPMLVTARLLRLALPGVLRWGMQRTDPVPPEVLDRARQRARAGKRLGEVEES, from the coding sequence ATGGGCGGGGACTATCGAGACAAGGTCGTACTGATTACGGGTGCGTCCTCCGGTATCGGGCGAGTAGCCGCCCGCATGTTTGCCGAGCGGGGCGCCAACGTGGTGGCGGTAGCGCGTCGCGAAGCCCTGCTTGCGGAACTCATCGAAGAGTGCCGCAAGCACGTGCCGGCATCGTTTTACCTCGCGGGTGACGTGAGCGACCGCAGCTTTGCCGAGGGAATTGTGTCCGCCACGGTCGAGCGTCTCGGGCGCCTCGATATTCTCATCAACAACGCTGCAATCTCCAAACACAAGCACATTTATCACACGCGCGCCGAAGAGGCGGAAACAGTGCTGCGGGTCAACTTTCTTTCGTGTGTGTGGACCACCTTTGCCGCCATCCCCGTCATGTTGCGGCAAGGGCGCGGCGCAATTGTCAACGTGTCTTCCTTTGCGGCCAAACTCACGCCGCCGCGCGAGTCGCTTTACGCTGCCTCGAAAGCGGCGATGAGTGCGTTCACCGAAGGCTTGTGGCACGACTTGGCCGGTTCGAATATCCACGTTGCCCTCGTGCACCCCGGTCCGATCGACACCGAGATTTGGCTCAAGGAAGACGAGCCACCGTCCTACAGCGGGAAAAAATACCCGCCCGAAATCGTGGTCGAAGCCATCTTCGAGTGTATCGAAAAACGGCGCTACGAGGTTACCGTGCCTCGGCGCCACCCGATGCTCGTCACCGCTCGATTGCTTCGCCTCGCATTGCCGGGAGTGTTGCGCTGGGGAATGCAGCGCACCGATCCCGTGCCGCCAGAAGTTCTCGATCGGGCTCGACAGCGGGCGCGGGCCGGCAAACGCTTGGGCGAGGTCGAGGAATCTTGA
- the aroC gene encoding chorismate synthase, translating into MGSVFGHLFRISTFGESHGGAVGVVIDGCPPKLPLSTEDIQRDLDRRRPGQSRLTTARQEPDRAELLSGVFEGLTLGTPIAILVRNTDARPSAYESFRDLYRPSHADYTYEAKYGIRNWQGGGRASARETVGRVAAGAVARKLLRELAGVEVLAWVHSVHTIEASVDLTHVTLELVESNPVRCPDSEAAAKMAERIEAARREGNSLGGIVQCVCRNVPPGLGEPVFDRLEADLAKAMLSLPASKGFEIGSGFGGTRLTGIEHNDPFVTDATGRVRTATNRSGGVQGGISNGEDIYFRVAFKPTATIAQEQDTVDRQGRPAKIVGKGRHDPCVLPRAVPMVEAMACLVLADHYLRQRALVGRVGP; encoded by the coding sequence ATGGGCTCCGTATTCGGCCACTTGTTTCGCATCAGTACCTTTGGCGAGTCGCACGGCGGTGCCGTGGGTGTGGTCATTGACGGCTGCCCGCCGAAACTGCCGCTCAGCACCGAGGACATCCAGCGCGATCTCGATCGCCGCCGGCCGGGCCAAAGTCGTTTGACCACAGCGCGCCAGGAGCCCGACCGCGCGGAATTGCTCTCCGGTGTATTCGAAGGGCTCACGCTGGGTACGCCGATCGCTATTCTCGTGCGGAATACAGACGCACGCCCTTCGGCTTACGAGAGTTTCCGGGACCTCTATCGGCCCTCGCACGCCGACTACACCTACGAGGCCAAGTACGGCATCCGCAACTGGCAAGGCGGCGGGCGTGCTTCCGCGCGCGAAACGGTCGGCCGAGTTGCTGCGGGCGCGGTGGCACGAAAACTCTTGCGCGAGCTTGCCGGAGTGGAGGTGCTGGCCTGGGTACACAGCGTGCACACCATCGAAGCAAGCGTGGACCTGACACACGTGACGCTGGAACTAGTGGAGTCGAACCCCGTGCGTTGCCCCGACAGCGAAGCCGCCGCGAAAATGGCGGAACGAATCGAGGCCGCGAGGCGCGAAGGCAACTCGCTCGGTGGCATCGTCCAGTGCGTGTGCCGGAACGTACCCCCTGGACTGGGAGAGCCCGTGTTCGACCGGCTGGAAGCCGATCTCGCCAAGGCGATGCTCTCGCTCCCGGCCTCGAAAGGTTTCGAAATCGGTAGTGGCTTCGGGGGTACGCGCCTGACCGGAATCGAGCACAACGACCCGTTTGTCACCGACGCAACCGGTCGGGTGCGCACCGCAACCAACCGCTCTGGCGGCGTGCAGGGCGGGATCAGCAACGGCGAAGACATTTACTTTCGTGTCGCGTTCAAGCCCACCGCCACCATCGCACAGGAGCAAGACACCGTGGACCGCCAGGGCCGGCCTGCCAAGATCGTCGGCAAGGGACGGCACGATCCCTGCGTACTCCCCCGGGCCGTGCCGATGGTCGAAGCCATGGCCTGCCTAGTACTGGCCGACCACTACCTGCGGCAACGTGCCCTCGTGGGGCGCGTCGGCCCGTGA
- the agpS gene encoding alkyldihydroxyacetonephosphate synthase — translation MTTRRRKFWGWGWEDEGLDRSEQERLAALLAARFQLPDVRVGSPPRLEEIELRAPRVRVPVSLESCCTTDPHERLGHSYGKSFRDLVRAWRRQYDNPVDVVALPRSEEQLEAVLAWCDREMLAAIPYGGGSSVVGGVEPPRESHCRGAVSIDLRCLGRVLEVDRVSRAARIQAGVYGPALEEQLRPYGLTLRHFPQSFEFSTLGGWIATRSGGHYATLYTHIDEFVESLRIITPSGWIETRRLPGSGAGPNPDRLWIGSEGILGIITEAWMRVQDRPRFRAQVPVRFPDFLRGAEAVRAIAQAGLYPSNLRLLDPLEALTAGAGDGSSAILVLAFESADHPLDPWMQRALECCRDYGGVYDESAGRTREDPGVTREGAAGAWRQAFLRGPYVRDALVGMGMVSETFETAVTWDRFEALHVAVVERVERALRELCGGGQVSCRFTHAYPDGPAPYYTVIAPGRGGDLLALWDAIKAAASEAILCHGGTITHHHAVGRDHRPWYDRERPNGFAEVLAAAKRVLDPSGILNPGVLIDPKVVRERG, via the coding sequence ATGACCACTCGCCGTCGTAAGTTCTGGGGTTGGGGATGGGAAGACGAAGGGCTCGACCGCTCGGAGCAAGAACGGTTGGCTGCCTTGCTGGCCGCACGGTTCCAACTGCCAGATGTGCGCGTGGGCTCGCCCCCTCGGCTCGAAGAGATCGAGCTTCGGGCTCCGCGGGTCCGAGTGCCGGTATCGTTAGAATCCTGTTGCACCACCGACCCGCACGAACGCTTGGGGCATAGTTACGGGAAATCCTTCCGTGACCTCGTGCGAGCCTGGCGGCGGCAGTACGACAACCCGGTGGATGTGGTGGCGCTGCCGCGCAGCGAGGAACAACTCGAAGCTGTGCTCGCTTGGTGCGACCGGGAAATGCTGGCCGCCATTCCCTACGGAGGCGGCTCCAGCGTGGTTGGCGGTGTGGAACCTCCTCGCGAGAGCCATTGCCGCGGCGCTGTATCCATCGATCTGCGCTGTTTGGGTCGCGTCTTGGAAGTGGACCGTGTCTCCCGAGCGGCACGGATCCAGGCAGGAGTGTACGGGCCCGCGCTGGAAGAACAGCTTCGGCCTTACGGCTTGACGTTGCGCCATTTTCCGCAGTCGTTCGAATTTTCCACCCTCGGAGGATGGATTGCCACCCGCTCGGGCGGGCACTATGCGACCTTGTACACGCACATCGACGAATTTGTCGAATCCCTGCGCATCATAACGCCCAGCGGCTGGATAGAAACGCGGCGGCTACCGGGCTCGGGAGCGGGACCAAACCCCGACCGATTGTGGATTGGATCCGAAGGGATTTTGGGCATCATCACCGAGGCGTGGATGCGTGTGCAGGATCGGCCGCGCTTTCGAGCGCAGGTTCCCGTGAGGTTTCCCGATTTTCTTCGCGGCGCTGAGGCTGTGCGCGCGATTGCGCAAGCAGGTCTGTACCCGTCTAATCTGCGCCTGCTGGATCCGTTGGAAGCGCTCACCGCGGGCGCGGGTGACGGGAGTTCAGCCATCTTGGTGCTGGCGTTCGAATCCGCCGATCACCCGCTCGATCCTTGGATGCAGCGCGCGCTGGAGTGCTGCCGCGATTACGGGGGCGTGTACGATGAATCCGCTGGGCGCACGCGGGAAGACCCGGGAGTGACGCGCGAGGGGGCGGCGGGCGCCTGGCGGCAGGCGTTTTTGCGCGGTCCCTATGTGCGCGATGCTCTGGTCGGTATGGGAATGGTGAGTGAAACATTTGAAACTGCGGTGACGTGGGACCGTTTCGAAGCCTTGCACGTGGCTGTGGTCGAACGCGTGGAGCGAGCTTTGCGCGAGCTCTGCGGCGGGGGACAGGTGAGCTGTCGGTTCACGCATGCGTACCCAGACGGTCCAGCACCGTATTACACTGTGATCGCGCCGGGGCGCGGCGGAGATTTGCTTGCGTTGTGGGATGCGATCAAAGCAGCCGCGTCCGAAGCGATTTTGTGTCATGGGGGGACGATTACCCACCATCACGCGGTTGGGCGCGATCACCGTCCGTGGTATGACCGGGAGCGACCGAATGGTTTTGCGGAGGTGCTCGCGGCTGCAAAGCGTGTCCTGGACCCGAGCGGTATTTTGAACCCAGGAGTGTTGATCGACCCGAAGGTGGTCCGTGAAAGGGGATAA
- a CDS encoding acyl-CoA dehydrogenase, whose translation MRYDFTPEQEAWRQEVRGFLRAHLTDALLAELRESGNEGQGPLARQFILALRDRGWWGLAWPPEYGGLGRSAIEQWIFVDEMESAGAPMLPLTVTSVAPTIMRVGTEEQKKYWLPKIQNAEVEFALGYSEPEAGTDLAALRTRAVLDGDHWIINGQKMWNTMAHMATHNWLAVRTEPDAPKHKGISIIIVPMDAPGVSVQPIYVWPGLRTNALFLDNVRVPRDYLIGERGMGFYYAAMALNFERLSIGSVGMVRRYFRELVAFVREHSLEGKRLCEIPWIRERIARLAVDIEAARMLGLETAWALDQGRVPAAESSMAKVFVSELAQRLADAGIEILGLAGQLHPDEPAAPLHGRLQWLYRTAPLLAFGGGTNEVQRNIIAMLGYGLPRK comes from the coding sequence ATGCGCTACGATTTCACTCCCGAACAAGAAGCTTGGCGGCAAGAGGTTCGGGGGTTTTTGCGCGCACATCTCACAGATGCGTTGCTGGCGGAACTGCGCGAGTCGGGTAACGAAGGGCAAGGCCCCCTAGCGCGGCAGTTCATTCTCGCCTTGCGGGATCGTGGCTGGTGGGGCTTGGCTTGGCCTCCGGAGTACGGAGGTCTCGGACGTTCGGCCATCGAGCAGTGGATCTTCGTAGACGAGATGGAAAGTGCGGGTGCGCCCATGCTTCCTCTTACGGTGACCTCGGTCGCGCCAACGATCATGCGCGTGGGCACGGAAGAGCAAAAGAAGTATTGGCTGCCGAAAATTCAAAACGCTGAAGTGGAGTTTGCGCTGGGGTACTCCGAGCCCGAAGCGGGAACCGACCTGGCCGCGCTGCGCACGCGCGCTGTGCTCGACGGGGATCACTGGATCATCAACGGCCAAAAAATGTGGAACACGATGGCGCATATGGCGACACACAACTGGCTGGCCGTACGCACCGAGCCGGATGCCCCCAAGCACAAGGGAATCTCCATCATCATCGTGCCCATGGATGCCCCCGGAGTGAGCGTACAGCCGATTTACGTATGGCCTGGCTTGCGCACCAACGCGTTGTTTCTCGACAACGTGCGGGTGCCGCGAGATTACCTCATCGGCGAGCGCGGTATGGGGTTCTACTACGCCGCGATGGCGTTGAATTTCGAACGTTTGAGCATCGGCTCTGTCGGCATGGTCCGCCGGTATTTTCGTGAGCTCGTCGCTTTCGTGCGCGAACATTCCCTGGAGGGAAAACGCCTCTGTGAAATTCCTTGGATTCGGGAACGGATCGCGCGACTGGCCGTGGATATCGAAGCCGCACGGATGTTAGGCTTGGAAACAGCCTGGGCACTCGACCAAGGGCGAGTGCCTGCTGCTGAATCTTCGATGGCCAAGGTGTTCGTCAGCGAGTTGGCACAGCGGCTCGCCGACGCCGGCATCGAAATCCTCGGTCTGGCCGGGCAGCTCCATCCCGACGAGCCCGCAGCTCCGTTGCACGGCCGGTTGCAGTGGCTGTACCGCACCGCCCCTTTGCTCGCGTTCGGCGGTGGCACCAACGAAGTGCAGCGGAACATCATTGCCATGTTGGGGTACGGGCTGCCGCGCAAATAG
- a CDS encoding acyl-CoA dehydrogenase, whose amino-acid sequence MDLNATAEQQAIAESVRRWAREQVTPAQLREWDNLPAGIDERTWQRCAHLGWFGLAVPAEQGGAGLSLLEVAMWFQEAARGLVPLPLMQAVRAAHALALLSPDAPELSSVASGAAVVSLAAPEPTASDPELWHAAIQQAGDRWVLSGEKIHVSNAGLAQYHVVGAHGASGLSWCLVEASAAEMQPLRTFDGDRQAHVVYRAVPVHRVLVSGSEARRRWRRLCQEHLALALVEMVGIMDAVLERTVSYVKEREQFGQKIGVFQAVQHQVADMATAYTAGRHLAWQAVARLAAGTYQGWELDVAAAFVPQACKRLTLVAHHLHGGAGYVVEHPLHYYSERAVTLCVRYALERNALEAVAQQWLDA is encoded by the coding sequence ATGGATTTAAATGCGACGGCCGAACAGCAAGCAATCGCCGAAAGCGTGCGCCGTTGGGCGCGGGAACAAGTTACGCCCGCTCAACTTCGTGAATGGGACAATTTACCCGCGGGAATTGACGAACGCACTTGGCAGCGCTGCGCGCACTTGGGATGGTTCGGTTTGGCCGTGCCCGCCGAGCAAGGCGGCGCCGGCCTTTCGCTGCTCGAGGTCGCGATGTGGTTCCAAGAGGCCGCGCGCGGACTGGTCCCGCTGCCCTTGATGCAAGCGGTGCGTGCTGCGCACGCGCTCGCTCTCTTATCGCCCGACGCGCCGGAGCTGAGCTCGGTCGCTTCCGGAGCAGCGGTCGTGAGTTTGGCAGCGCCGGAGCCCACGGCATCCGATCCTGAGCTGTGGCACGCTGCCATACAACAGGCTGGTGATCGTTGGGTTCTCAGCGGCGAAAAAATCCACGTGAGCAACGCGGGCTTGGCCCAGTACCACGTTGTCGGAGCGCACGGCGCGAGCGGCCTATCCTGGTGCCTGGTAGAGGCGAGTGCCGCCGAAATGCAGCCGCTGCGCACGTTCGATGGCGATCGGCAAGCGCACGTCGTGTATCGCGCGGTGCCCGTTCACCGCGTCCTGGTCTCGGGAAGCGAGGCACGCCGGCGATGGCGGCGGCTCTGCCAAGAACACTTGGCGTTGGCTTTGGTGGAAATGGTCGGGATCATGGACGCCGTGCTGGAGCGTACCGTGAGCTACGTCAAAGAACGGGAACAATTCGGCCAGAAGATCGGCGTGTTTCAAGCCGTGCAACACCAGGTGGCCGACATGGCCACGGCATATACGGCTGGCCGCCACCTCGCCTGGCAAGCTGTGGCCCGTTTGGCTGCGGGAACGTACCAAGGATGGGAACTCGACGTAGCGGCTGCCTTCGTACCGCAGGCATGCAAGCGGCTGACACTGGTCGCCCATCACCTCCACGGCGGAGCCGGTTACGTGGTCGAGCACCCGCTGCACTACTACTCCGAGCGCGCCGTCACGCTTTGTGTTCGATATGCGCTGGAACGTAACGCCCTGGAAGCCGTGGCGCAGCAATGGCTCGACGCCTAG